A genomic segment from Synergistaceae bacterium encodes:
- the rplB gene encoding 50S ribosomal protein L2, whose protein sequence is MSIKQFKPYTAARRHMSIQGREDITADKPERSLVVQLRKHGGRNNTGRITMRHIGGGHRRAYRIIDFKREKLGIPGKVATIEYDPNRNARIALIHYADGEKRYIILPKGLSVGDTIYSGPESDITPGNALKLEDIPVGTIIHNIEMQPGCGAKLVRSAGTSAQLMSKEGKYAYIRMPSGELRLILLECMATVGQVGNEDYDNISLGKAGATRHRGRRPSVRGMVMNPVDHPMGGGEGKSKSNKHPVSPWGTPAKGYRTRKKKSSDRLIIRRRYAK, encoded by the coding sequence ATGTCAATCAAACAGTTCAAGCCGTATACCGCTGCCCGTCGCCATATGAGCATACAGGGCCGTGAGGACATTACGGCAGACAAACCGGAACGTTCGCTTGTAGTCCAGCTCCGCAAGCATGGAGGCCGCAACAACACGGGTCGTATAACCATGCGCCACATCGGAGGCGGACACAGGAGAGCCTACCGCATTATAGATTTCAAGCGCGAGAAGCTGGGTATCCCGGGCAAAGTTGCGACGATCGAGTACGATCCCAACCGCAACGCCCGCATCGCCCTGATTCACTACGCAGACGGCGAGAAGAGGTACATCATCCTCCCGAAGGGTCTCAGCGTCGGCGACACGATTTACTCGGGCCCGGAGAGCGACATCACTCCCGGCAACGCACTGAAGCTGGAGGATATTCCCGTAGGTACGATTATCCACAATATCGAGATGCAGCCCGGGTGCGGAGCAAAGCTCGTCAGGAGCGCAGGAACTTCTGCACAGCTGATGTCCAAAGAGGGCAAGTATGCCTATATCAGGATGCCCAGCGGAGAACTCAGGCTCATTCTGCTTGAGTGCATGGCAACCGTCGGACAGGTCGGCAATGAGGACTACGACAATATTTCTCTGGGCAAGGCAGGCGCGACAAGGCACAGGGGACGCAGGCCCAGCGTTCGCGGAATGGTCATGAACCCCGTAGACCACCCGATGGGCGGCGGTGAAGGCAAGAGCAAGAGCAACAAGCATCCCGTCTCGCCGTGGGGAACTCCTGCGAAGGGTTACAGGACACGCAAGAAGAAGTCCTCTGACCGTCTGATTATCCGCAGGCGTTATGCGAAGTAG
- the rpsS gene encoding 30S ribosomal protein S19, giving the protein MMRSTKKGPFVEQRLLKRIEDMNVSGTKKVVKTWSRRSTVVPQMIGHTIAVHNGKMHLPVYISENMVGHKLGEFAPTRRFGHHAGQDKKK; this is encoded by the coding sequence ATAATGAGGTCAACTAAGAAGGGACCCTTTGTCGAGCAGAGGCTCCTGAAGAGAATCGAAGACATGAACGTCTCCGGCACAAAGAAGGTCGTCAAGACATGGTCAAGGCGGTCGACGGTAGTGCCGCAGATGATCGGGCACACGATAGCCGTGCACAATGGGAAAATGCATCTGCCTGTCTACATCAGCGAAAACATGGTAGGGCATAAGCTCGGAGAGTTCGCGCCGACCCGCAGGTTCGGGCATCACGCCGGGCAGGACAAGAAGAAGTAG
- the rplV gene encoding 50S ribosomal protein L22, whose translation MPEIKTAEARTLNARISPYKVRQVLELIRGKTAERAAVILKFSDKKAARIILKVLNSAMANAEHNYGMDIDKLYVHEAWADHGPMMKRFRPVSMGRAHPYVHRTSHITIKLGERQ comes from the coding sequence ATGCCAGAGATTAAGACAGCAGAAGCAAGAACCCTGAACGCGAGGATTTCGCCCTACAAGGTTCGCCAGGTTCTGGAGCTCATCAGGGGCAAAACGGCGGAAAGGGCAGCAGTCATCCTGAAGTTCAGCGACAAGAAGGCGGCACGCATCATCCTGAAGGTGCTCAATAGTGCTATGGCGAACGCTGAGCATAATTACGGAATGGATATCGACAAGCTCTATGTTCACGAGGCTTGGGCAGATCACGGTCCGATGATGAAGAGGTTCAGGCCCGTATCGATGGGGCGCGCTCATCCGTATGTGCACAGGACATCGCACATTACGATAAAGCTCGGCGAGCGTCAGTAG
- the rpsC gene encoding 30S ribosomal protein S3, with amino-acid sequence MGQKVHPVGYRLGVSSEWQSRWYADKKHYAKKLHEDIKLRKYIMKKWEGAGISRIEIERVGPVVRFTIHTARPGVVIGKGGNEIQNIKNELQAITGGKVMVNVHEIKNPDVEAQLVAESIASSLERRVSFRRAMKQAIFRATKAGVKGIKAQVAGRLGGAEIARTEWYNEGQLPLSTIKADIDYGFAEAVTMYGVIGCKVWIYRDRKNEKAQAPARPARTRPANKGA; translated from the coding sequence ATGGGACAGAAAGTTCATCCTGTAGGCTACCGTCTCGGAGTGTCCAGCGAATGGCAGTCGAGATGGTACGCCGACAAGAAGCATTACGCGAAGAAGCTCCATGAGGACATAAAGCTTCGCAAGTACATCATGAAGAAGTGGGAGGGTGCAGGGATTTCGCGCATAGAGATCGAGCGCGTAGGACCTGTAGTCCGCTTCACGATTCACACGGCACGTCCGGGCGTGGTCATCGGCAAGGGCGGCAACGAGATTCAGAACATCAAGAACGAGCTTCAGGCCATAACCGGCGGCAAGGTCATGGTCAACGTTCACGAGATCAAGAATCCTGACGTGGAAGCTCAGCTTGTAGCTGAGAGCATCGCAAGTTCTCTGGAGCGCAGAGTGTCCTTCCGCCGCGCAATGAAGCAGGCAATCTTCCGTGCGACGAAGGCGGGCGTTAAGGGCATCAAGGCTCAGGTAGCAGGCCGTCTCGGCGGTGCAGAAATCGCGCGTACAGAGTGGTACAACGAGGGACAGCTTCCGCTTTCGACGATAAAGGCTGACATAGATTACGGTTTCGCAGAGGCCGTAACGATGTACGGAGTTATCGGCTGCAAGGTCTGGATTTACCGCGACCGCAAGAACGAGAAGGCACAGGCACCGGCACGTCCGGCACGCACAAGACCTGCGAACAAGGGGGCGTAA
- the rplP gene encoding 50S ribosomal protein L16, translated as MLMPSRVKYRKSHRSPLRGISKGGTEIAFGDYGIQALENVWLTARQIEATRVAISRKMKKGGKIWIRVFPDRPYTKKPLETRMGKGKGAPEFWVAAVKRGRVLFEFSGIPEDLAQEAFRTASHKLPVKVRMVRSGGSD; from the coding sequence ATGTTGATGCCAAGCCGTGTAAAGTACCGCAAGTCGCACAGGTCTCCTCTCAGGGGAATCTCGAAGGGCGGCACAGAAATAGCATTTGGTGATTACGGAATACAGGCACTCGAGAACGTCTGGCTGACTGCTAGACAGATTGAGGCGACGCGTGTAGCTATCTCCCGTAAGATGAAGAAGGGCGGAAAAATCTGGATACGCGTTTTCCCGGACAGGCCTTACACCAAGAAGCCCCTTGAAACCCGTATGGGTAAGGGAAAGGGCGCGCCTGAGTTCTGGGTAGCCGCAGTGAAGAGAGGCCGCGTACTGTTCGAGTTCTCGGGCATTCCTGAGGATCTCGCGCAGGAAGCCTTCAGGACAGCCAGCCACAAGCTGCCCGTAAAGGTTCGCATGGTACGCAGCGGAGGGAGTGATTAG
- the rpmC gene encoding 50S ribosomal protein L29 yields MDASVKSAKLRELTSEEIAGKIKEYKTELFNLRFQNAVGHLKNTSRIREVRKTIARLLTIATEKAVAEKEADNA; encoded by the coding sequence ATGGACGCGAGCGTAAAGTCGGCCAAGCTGAGGGAACTGACCAGCGAAGAGATAGCCGGAAAGATAAAGGAGTACAAGACTGAGTTGTTCAACCTGCGTTTTCAGAATGCTGTCGGGCACTTGAAGAACACGAGCCGCATCCGCGAAGTCCGCAAGACCATCGCAAGGCTCTTAACGATAGCGACTGAGAAGGCAGTTGCGGAAAAGGAAGCAGACAATGCCTAG
- the rpsQ gene encoding 30S ribosomal protein S17, with translation MPSKVRTGIVVSNKMDKTIVVRVERMAEHPLYGKRIKRAKKYVAHDAENTCRMGDEVRIRETRPLSKTKRWELVEVTRRAPVFGTGEALDAVSEEAGE, from the coding sequence ATGCCTAGCAAAGTAAGAACGGGTATAGTCGTCAGCAACAAGATGGACAAGACGATAGTTGTCCGTGTTGAGAGGATGGCCGAGCACCCGCTGTACGGAAAGAGAATCAAGCGCGCCAAGAAGTATGTAGCCCACGACGCAGAGAACACCTGCCGCATGGGAGACGAAGTGCGTATCCGCGAGACCCGTCCCCTCAGCAAGACCAAACGCTGGGAACTGGTAGAGGTTACGCGCCGTGCCCCTGTGTTCGGAACAGGTGAGGCACTTGATGCAGTAAGCGAGGAGGCCGGAGAGTAA
- the rplN gene encoding 50S ribosomal protein L14, with protein MIQLTSVLNVADNSGARKLFCIQVMGGSKRRYGTIGDVIVASVREAIPNSNIPKGSVVKAVIVRTKKEIRRRDGTYVRFDDNAAVLIDANGEPRGTRIFGPVGRELRAKKYMRILSLAPEVV; from the coding sequence ATGATTCAGCTAACAAGCGTTCTCAACGTCGCTGACAATTCCGGCGCAAGGAAACTGTTCTGCATTCAGGTGATGGGCGGGAGCAAGAGGCGTTACGGCACGATAGGCGATGTCATCGTCGCATCAGTGCGTGAGGCCATCCCGAACAGCAACATTCCGAAGGGAAGCGTAGTGAAGGCTGTTATCGTGCGCACGAAGAAGGAAATCCGCCGCCGCGACGGGACGTACGTTCGTTTCGACGACAATGCGGCGGTACTCATCGACGCAAACGGCGAGCCCAGAGGTACGCGTATCTTCGGGCCCGTAGGCCGTGAGCTCAGGGCAAAGAAGTACATGCGCATCCTGTCGCTTGCTCCTGAAGTAGTGTAA
- the rplX gene encoding 50S ribosomal protein L24, whose product MTVRLRKNDRVKVITGKDKGKEGKIIRRIPERDLVVVEGVNMVSRHVRPTQTNPQSGIIKQEAPIYASKVMLVCPQCGKATRVGSSFLENGKKVRVCKKCGEIIDRGGL is encoded by the coding sequence ATGACAGTAAGACTTAGGAAGAATGACCGCGTGAAAGTCATCACCGGCAAGGACAAAGGCAAGGAAGGCAAGATCATACGCCGCATACCCGAGCGCGACCTCGTAGTCGTCGAGGGCGTGAACATGGTATCGCGTCATGTCAGGCCGACGCAGACCAACCCGCAGTCCGGCATCATCAAGCAGGAAGCTCCGATCTACGCGAGCAAGGTCATGCTTGTCTGCCCCCAGTGCGGAAAGGCAACGCGTGTAGGTTCGTCATTCCTGGAGAATGGGAAGAAAGTCCGCGTCTGCAAGAAGTGCGGAGAAATCATAGATCGCGGAGGACTCTAA
- the rplE gene encoding 50S ribosomal protein L5 produces MTPRMLEKYKNEVVPSLQREFGYKNVMQLPKIEKVVVNIGVGDAKLDIKFMDAAIAELRAITGQAPLLKRAKKSIAGFKVRQNMPVACAVTLRGAKMWEFLDRLISLALPGIKDFQGISRKGFDGRGNFNLGLREQLIFPEISYDKVIRSRGMNVSIVTTAHTDEEAFALLKGLGMPFRTGK; encoded by the coding sequence ATGACACCGAGAATGCTGGAGAAGTACAAGAACGAAGTAGTCCCCTCGCTTCAGCGTGAGTTCGGCTACAAGAATGTCATGCAGCTGCCCAAGATCGAGAAGGTAGTTGTGAACATCGGAGTAGGCGACGCGAAGCTGGACATAAAGTTCATGGATGCCGCAATCGCAGAACTCAGGGCCATAACCGGCCAAGCACCGCTCCTCAAGAGAGCCAAGAAGTCCATAGCGGGCTTCAAGGTCAGGCAGAACATGCCCGTAGCCTGTGCAGTAACGCTCAGAGGCGCGAAGATGTGGGAGTTCCTCGACAGGCTCATATCGCTGGCACTGCCGGGCATCAAGGACTTTCAGGGAATATCACGCAAGGGTTTCGACGGGCGCGGAAACTTCAACTTGGGGTTACGCGAGCAGCTGATTTTCCCGGAGATAAGCTACGACAAGGTAATACGGTCGCGCGGAATGAACGTCTCGATCGTAACGACGGCACACACAGACGAGGAAGCCTTCGCACTGCTCAAGGGACTCGGTATGCCGTTCAGGACAGGCAAATAA
- a CDS encoding type Z 30S ribosomal protein S14, translated as MARKALRNKAKLTPKFSTRQHNRCPLCGRIHGYIRMFDMCRCCFRKMAREGLFPGVVKSSW; from the coding sequence ATGGCACGTAAAGCATTGAGGAACAAGGCGAAGCTCACCCCCAAGTTCAGCACAAGGCAGCACAACAGATGCCCGCTCTGCGGACGCATTCACGGCTACATCAGGATGTTCGACATGTGCAGGTGCTGCTTCAGGAAGATGGCACGCGAGGGGCTGTTCCCCGGCGTGGTCAAGTCGAGCTGGTAA
- the rpsH gene encoding 30S ribosomal protein S8: MYVNDPVADMLTRIRNANMIYAESVDVPSSKMKLALARILKDEGYIKNFRMITDPEKPYAEIRIYLSYGANRERVIQGLRRISKPGRRIYVGRDKLPVVMGGLGLAILSTSKGLKTGSEANKLGLGGEVLCYVW, encoded by the coding sequence TTGTACGTAAATGACCCTGTAGCGGATATGCTCACACGGATTCGCAACGCCAACATGATTTACGCAGAGAGCGTTGACGTACCGTCGAGCAAGATGAAATTAGCCCTTGCGCGGATACTCAAGGACGAGGGCTACATCAAGAACTTCAGGATGATAACTGACCCTGAGAAGCCGTACGCGGAGATTCGCATCTACCTGTCATACGGCGCGAACAGGGAAAGAGTCATTCAGGGACTTCGGAGAATCAGCAAGCCCGGCAGGAGAATTTATGTCGGACGCGACAAGCTCCCCGTAGTTATGGGCGGACTTGGCCTCGCGATTCTTTCGACCTCAAAGGGACTGAAGACCGGCTCTGAGGCTAACAAGCTCGGGCTCGGCGGAGAAGTCCTCTGCTATGTCTGGTGA
- the rplF gene encoding 50S ribosomal protein L6 translates to MSRIGRKAVEIAKGASVEVKGNDIVVKGPKGELHAQLMPGITVDIEGGQVKVDRTNEEKQTRAWHGMTRALIANMVTGVTSGFSKTMEIVGVGWRAAMQGKKLVMNLGYSHPIEFTPPAGIEIVVENPIKFHVRGIDKELVGQTCALIREFRPPEPYHGKGIKFENEQILRKAGKTGAK, encoded by the coding sequence ATGTCTCGTATCGGACGCAAAGCAGTAGAGATCGCGAAGGGCGCAAGCGTAGAGGTCAAGGGCAACGATATAGTCGTCAAAGGCCCGAAGGGAGAACTTCACGCACAGCTGATGCCCGGAATCACAGTCGACATTGAGGGCGGACAGGTGAAAGTCGACCGCACCAACGAAGAGAAGCAGACCAGAGCGTGGCATGGAATGACCCGCGCGCTCATCGCCAACATGGTTACAGGCGTAACGTCGGGCTTCTCCAAGACGATGGAGATAGTCGGAGTGGGCTGGAGAGCGGCAATGCAGGGAAAGAAGCTCGTGATGAATCTCGGGTATTCTCACCCCATCGAGTTTACGCCTCCAGCAGGAATAGAAATCGTTGTCGAGAACCCCATCAAGTTTCACGTACGGGGAATCGACAAGGAATTAGTGGGACAGACATGCGCCCTCATCAGGGAGTTCAGACCGCCGGAGCCTTATCACGGAAAGGGTATCAAGTTCGAGAACGAGCAGATACTCCGCAAGGCCGGCAAGACTGGGGCGAAGTAA
- a CDS encoding 50S ribosomal protein L18 translates to MKKRSRNDMRVIRHERLRRTLSGTAEKPRLCVFRSLKNIYVQVVDDEKGCTLVSASTLEKALQPELKGHCNIEAAKVIGKTIAERAKAKGINTVVFDRGGHAYHGKVMALADAAREGGLSF, encoded by the coding sequence ATGAAGAAGAGAAGCAGAAATGATATGCGCGTAATCAGGCATGAGAGACTGCGCAGGACACTTTCCGGCACGGCCGAGAAGCCGCGTCTGTGCGTGTTCAGGAGTCTCAAGAACATCTACGTTCAGGTAGTCGACGACGAGAAGGGCTGCACGCTTGTGTCCGCTTCGACGCTCGAGAAGGCATTACAGCCTGAGCTGAAGGGACACTGCAACATCGAGGCCGCGAAAGTCATCGGCAAGACGATAGCTGAACGTGCGAAGGCCAAAGGGATTAACACGGTTGTGTTCGATCGCGGAGGCCATGCCTATCACGGCAAGGTAATGGCACTGGCAGATGCCGCAAGAGAAGGAGGCTTGAGCTTCTAA
- the rpsE gene encoding 30S ribosomal protein S5: MPRRNEVEAPEFQERVVAINRVSKVVKGGKRFRFAVLVVVGDGISRVGTGIGKAKEIAEAVRKGIEKAKKELVTVRHADNTIPHPVVGEFGAARVLLKPAPEGTGVIAGGVVRAIMELGGVKDVVTKVTGRTSNAINVAHATLEAIRITRTESEIMRLRGLNGGADEAQEDSHGED; the protein is encoded by the coding sequence ATGCCCAGAAGGAATGAGGTAGAAGCCCCTGAATTTCAGGAACGCGTGGTAGCAATCAACCGCGTCAGCAAGGTCGTCAAAGGCGGAAAGAGATTCCGTTTCGCGGTGCTTGTTGTGGTCGGAGACGGAATATCGCGCGTCGGAACAGGAATAGGCAAGGCAAAGGAGATAGCTGAAGCAGTCCGCAAAGGCATCGAGAAGGCCAAGAAGGAACTTGTAACCGTACGCCACGCTGACAACACGATTCCGCACCCCGTAGTCGGAGAGTTCGGAGCGGCACGCGTACTCCTCAAGCCCGCCCCCGAAGGAACGGGAGTCATAGCAGGCGGAGTTGTCCGCGCAATAATGGAGCTCGGCGGCGTGAAGGACGTTGTTACGAAGGTTACCGGCAGGACATCGAACGCAATCAACGTAGCACATGCTACCCTCGAGGCCATCAGGATAACCCGCACCGAGAGCGAGATCATGAGGCTTCGCGGACTGAACGGCGGAGCGGACGAGGCACAGGAGGATTCACATGGCGAAGATTAA
- the rpmD gene encoding 50S ribosomal protein L30 — protein sequence MAKIKAKWVKSAISFPERQKRTIKALGFRKLNSEVEHEDTPQIRGMIEHVRHLVKWEVVE from the coding sequence ATGGCGAAGATTAAGGCTAAGTGGGTCAAGAGTGCGATAAGTTTCCCCGAGAGGCAGAAGCGCACGATAAAGGCTCTGGGCTTCAGGAAGCTGAACTCTGAGGTAGAGCATGAGGACACTCCGCAGATACGCGGGATGATTGAGCATGTCCGCCATCTGGTGAAATGGGAGGTTGTCGAGTAA
- the rplO gene encoding 50S ribosomal protein L15, producing MTLQDLHPADGSTHKNKRLGQGPGSGKGKTAGKGHKGDKSRTGGGVRPGFEGGQMPLTRRTPKRGFNNYRFAKVFQTVNLGTLDKKFEAGAEVDASALFSARVIRKKDVPVKILADGELSKALKIKAGAFSAEAVKKIEAAGGTHEVV from the coding sequence ATTACATTGCAGGATTTACACCCCGCTGACGGTTCGACCCACAAGAACAAGCGTCTTGGACAGGGTCCCGGAAGCGGCAAGGGCAAGACTGCGGGCAAAGGGCACAAGGGCGACAAGTCGAGGACCGGCGGCGGAGTACGTCCGGGCTTCGAGGGAGGCCAGATGCCCCTGACCAGAAGGACACCGAAGCGCGGGTTCAACAATTACCGTTTCGCGAAAGTGTTCCAGACGGTCAATCTCGGCACGCTCGACAAGAAGTTCGAGGCAGGCGCGGAAGTCGACGCATCAGCCCTCTTCAGCGCGAGAGTAATCCGCAAGAAGGATGTTCCCGTGAAGATTCTTGCTGACGGCGAACTCAGCAAGGCACTCAAGATCAAGGCGGGAGCATTCAGCGCAGAGGCCGTGAAGAAGATAGAAGCGGCTGGCGGCACTCACGAGGTAGTGTAA
- the secY gene encoding preprotein translocase subunit SecY codes for MFGSLGDIFRLPDLKRRIFFTLFILFIFRLGAYIPSPGVDRAAMASLFASGGGIMDFLNLFSGGALSRFGIFSLGVAPYINSSIVMQLLVVIFPYLEKLQKDSADGHKKITQWTRYGAVVFAVVQAIGMTAWLGGLGIMQGGFFDWLLVVITLVAGSVAVMWLGEELTDHGIGNGISLLIFAGIVARIPEAILQTWSMVRLGSLSVIGLLLGIVLMVVVVAGCILLQEGQRRLPVQYAKRVVGNKIYGGQSTFIPLKVNQAGVIPIIFASSLLIFPYTIANYFSESAVGRFFSTVFAPNSVIYLVLYVALIIFFSYFYTAVVFNPTDIANNMKKYGGFILGIRPGNPTSDYITRVMERITLGGAVFLAVIALIPNVMSSVLRVNSFYFGGTAVLIVVGVAMDTINQIEAQLLMRHYDGIIRKSGGGKGLLRG; via the coding sequence ATGTTCGGGTCTCTTGGTGATATTTTCAGGCTGCCCGACCTGAAACGCCGGATATTCTTCACGCTGTTTATACTGTTCATCTTCAGGCTTGGGGCTTACATCCCCAGTCCTGGAGTTGACCGCGCGGCTATGGCTAGCCTGTTCGCGTCAGGCGGCGGCATAATGGACTTCCTTAACCTGTTCTCGGGCGGTGCTCTGAGCAGGTTCGGGATTTTCTCGCTCGGCGTTGCTCCCTACATCAACTCGAGCATAGTCATGCAGTTATTGGTGGTCATCTTCCCGTACCTCGAGAAGCTGCAGAAAGACTCTGCTGACGGCCACAAGAAGATTACGCAGTGGACGCGTTACGGAGCTGTTGTCTTCGCGGTCGTTCAAGCAATCGGAATGACAGCATGGCTCGGAGGTCTCGGCATAATGCAGGGAGGATTCTTCGACTGGCTGTTAGTCGTGATTACGCTGGTTGCGGGCTCTGTCGCGGTGATGTGGCTCGGCGAAGAGCTCACGGATCACGGCATAGGCAACGGAATTTCCCTGCTAATCTTCGCTGGTATCGTCGCACGAATCCCTGAAGCCATCCTTCAGACCTGGAGCATGGTGCGTCTCGGTTCGCTGAGCGTCATCGGGCTTCTGCTCGGAATCGTGCTGATGGTCGTTGTGGTTGCAGGATGCATTCTCCTTCAGGAAGGGCAGAGAAGGCTTCCCGTGCAGTACGCAAAGCGCGTCGTGGGCAACAAGATTTACGGCGGGCAGAGCACGTTCATTCCGCTGAAGGTGAATCAGGCCGGAGTCATCCCGATAATCTTTGCGAGCTCGCTGCTGATTTTCCCCTACACCATCGCTAACTACTTCAGCGAGAGTGCGGTGGGACGTTTCTTCAGCACGGTGTTTGCCCCGAACAGCGTTATCTATCTCGTGCTGTACGTTGCCCTGATAATCTTCTTCTCGTACTTCTACACGGCGGTAGTCTTCAACCCGACAGACATCGCCAACAACATGAAGAAGTACGGCGGGTTCATTCTCGGGATAAGGCCGGGCAACCCCACGTCAGACTACATAACCCGCGTAATGGAGCGCATCACTCTCGGCGGTGCAGTGTTCCTCGCGGTCATAGCGTTAATCCCTAACGTGATGTCTTCGGTGCTCAGGGTCAACAGCTTCTACTTCGGAGGTACTGCGGTGCTTATCGTTGTAGGCGTTGCGATGGACACCATCAACCAGATAGAAGCACAGCTCCTTATGCGCCACTACGACGGAATAATCAGGAAGTCCGGCGGCGGCAAGGGACTGCTGAGGGGTTAA
- a CDS encoding adenylate kinase, whose protein sequence is MKLVLLGAPGAGKGTQAVFLKDKHGLVHISTGDILRQNIKDGTELGLEAKKFMDAGKLVPDEVVMNMMKDKLASLPENQGFMLDGFPRTVKQAEFLETITELDGVILFKVSDDDIVKRLMNRAVCRSCGGITTWDNDKCPSCGGELYRRADDNEETIRSRLKVFHEQTEALIEFYRARKLLLEVDATGMPEEIFMRVLELLKS, encoded by the coding sequence ATGAAGCTGGTATTATTAGGCGCGCCTGGGGCCGGAAAGGGTACTCAGGCCGTATTCTTGAAGGACAAGCACGGACTCGTCCACATCTCGACGGGCGACATCCTCAGGCAGAACATCAAGGACGGAACGGAACTCGGCCTCGAGGCCAAGAAGTTCATGGATGCCGGAAAGTTAGTCCCTGACGAAGTCGTGATGAACATGATGAAGGACAAGCTCGCTTCTCTTCCCGAAAATCAGGGCTTTATGCTCGACGGTTTCCCGAGAACGGTGAAGCAGGCGGAGTTCCTCGAGACCATCACGGAACTTGACGGCGTGATACTCTTCAAGGTCAGCGACGACGACATCGTCAAGAGGCTCATGAACCGCGCGGTGTGCAGATCCTGCGGAGGAATAACTACGTGGGACAACGACAAGTGCCCCTCATGCGGCGGAGAACTCTACCGCAGAGCTGATGACAACGAGGAGACTATCAGGAGCCGCCTCAAGGTCTTCCACGAGCAGACGGAGGCACTCATAGAGTTCTACCGCGCCCGTAAGCTGCTGCTTGAGGTTGACGCGACGGGAATGCCGGAAGAAATATTCATGCGCGTTCTTGAACTGCTGAAGTCATGA
- the map gene encoding type I methionyl aminopeptidase codes for MITLKTREEIGLMRIAGRVTAEVLEIMRDAVRPGISTGELDRLAEEHIRANNGIPAFKNYRPASNMTPFPGTICASINDEIVHGIPQFSRVLEEGDIISVDVGAYVNGYCGDAACTYPVGTISPERMALLKATEESLNRAIAAALAGNTLGDIGNAVESYVKPLGYGVVRDYTGHGIGRKMHEAPQIPNYGRPGQGMTLKAGMTIAIEPMIMAGKEKVKTGSNGWTVLTVDGSDAAHFERTVAVLDDGPEILTKWQSFL; via the coding sequence ATGATAACGCTCAAGACACGCGAAGAGATCGGCCTCATGAGGATTGCGGGGCGTGTAACTGCGGAAGTGCTGGAGATCATGCGCGATGCAGTGCGTCCCGGCATCTCAACGGGAGAGCTTGACCGCCTCGCTGAGGAACACATACGCGCGAACAACGGAATCCCCGCGTTCAAGAATTACCGTCCGGCCTCGAACATGACTCCCTTTCCCGGAACTATCTGCGCGTCGATAAATGACGAGATTGTTCACGGAATCCCGCAGTTCAGCAGGGTACTGGAGGAAGGCGACATAATCAGCGTAGATGTCGGTGCGTACGTCAACGGTTACTGCGGCGACGCGGCGTGCACGTACCCCGTCGGAACAATCAGCCCTGAACGCATGGCACTGCTCAAAGCGACGGAAGAATCCCTGAACCGCGCAATAGCTGCTGCGCTTGCAGGGAATACGCTCGGTGATATCGGGAACGCAGTCGAGAGCTACGTCAAGCCGCTGGGTTACGGAGTGGTGCGGGACTACACCGGGCACGGAATCGGCAGGAAGATGCACGAAGCCCCACAGATACCCAACTACGGCAGGCCGGGACAGGGAATGACCCTCAAAGCCGGAATGACCATCGCAATTGAGCCGATGATCATGGCGGGCAAGGAGAAGGTCAAGACCGGAAGCAACGGCTGGACGGTGCTGACAGTTGACGGTTCTGACGCGGCACACTTTGAGCGGACTGTTGCGGTTCTGGACGACGGGCCGGAGATTCTGACGAAGTGGCAGAGTTTCTTGTAG
- the infA gene encoding translation initiation factor IF-1: protein MANSGKEDVIEVKGVISEPLPNAMFRVELENGHRVLAHVSGKMRMHFIRILPGDKVLVEISPYDLTRGRIIYRYK, encoded by the coding sequence ATGGCAAATTCCGGCAAAGAGGACGTAATCGAGGTTAAGGGCGTAATTTCAGAACCCCTGCCGAACGCAATGTTCAGGGTTGAACTTGAGAACGGGCACAGGGTTCTTGCGCATGTCAGCGGCAAAATGAGGATGCACTTCATCAGGATACTTCCCGGTGATAAAGTGCTTGTCGAAATCTCCCCGTATGATTTGACGCGGGGCAGGATAATATATCGTTACAAATAA